ttttttatcatacataataatatattatgttaagttcAAAGCGTATCTTAATTTTACAGTTGTCCATcgtaaaatttcattaatttttttttttgttttgttttaaatagttttagttgttcaactttcattttttaaacttttatttaagtcCATTGAAAAGTTTAtcgtatttataactataatcacTTTTGTATTGgccaactatatattattttatgttgtccACACTCAATAAtttagtcaaaaataaaaaatatatcaaaaataataatatgtatgttaaattaattcatcgtagccaataaaatataatataacaataaaatattatataattttctacataaatacatttgttatgttttgatgtttagttatttttttttgtctttgtaCATAGTAAATCGTATCTAATACTTTTGAAGTCATCTAAACCGACTAAACctctatgaattttattaatatttgttgactgaaaatacgtataaataattattttgttattaatattacttatacacTTCAACAACAATATTCTCCAAGTTAAATTTACTCTAGTATCAaggtaattcataaataagaatattttaccgtattgtttttaaattaaataattttatgttccgTATTTGACAgaacttattttcaaatgacGAATGACGATAACCGATAGGCGATAAGTCAGGTAGGTAACTAAATTGTCTCACCATtcctatttcaattttttctatcgtttctaattattttttagaatctaTCTATGCAATACGCGCAAGGTTCATGtactatagattatttttgaatgtatattattaaagcccAGCCTGTCTGCAGGGGATGTgtttttcatgttttacatCAGAAAAGATTCGcgatgaaattaattatttgagatatttttattttgtttatgcgATGACGGCTAATTGCATATTGCATTCGAGTATACatcctatttaatatttagtatttagatAGTCGTTAACGTTCGAGAGAAAAACGATTAGACCGAACGATGGACCGCGTAAAGCACGTGGTTATACCGGCATTAATGACGTGTATCGTATAATTGTAGTCTATAAAAATACTCTTAAAACGAAGTATACAGTACTAATAGTATGCCTAAAAtagtattcaattaaaaaacaagtttaatttttcattagttttaaatcCGTAAAAAgacatataggtaggtattattttcaCGTCATTTAGACTTGATTACTTAAAACTTGAATAAGtactaagtattattaatatagtagtaCTTTTATCATGATAGGTGGCTTACATTGGagaattgtaattaatagcTGAATCAATTGTCCGACAAGAACGGATTTACGACTAGCGTTCAAGTTTAAACcctaaaattatagttatttagaaCGTTTACATAACCTACTCAGTCCCTGCACCCAAGTGAGTTGAACTTCGACCCcgcctaataataaatataaaatatataatttataatcgtaAACCGAAATAAACAaactgtaaattgtaataatattatttatatgtataatatgttacattatatataacatcgTGTTCTAAACCGATCTAACTTAACAAACATGTGTAACAATAATGCATAAAATTCAATGagtgtgaataaaatataaatcaatgaaTATAGCAActtttggtttaaaaataatctaaaatatcattaattctGGAATTTTAATCTGTATAGTTTAGATTTCAATCAATACATTCGAATAAGTTAAATGTAGAGCACTGTGGTCCTCTTTAAAACCAATCGATGTTATAATACTGTGgtgtttatattgttattattattattcaaccgGATAAAACCAGAGAACCGTATCGATTTGTTATAATCTTTCAGAGGACGCTGTGTGTTTTCTCTCTGTCTTATACACTCGTAATATATGGTTAAAAACGGTTTTAATTGTAGCGTTTTTAATAGTAGTgaccaataattttaaataattaaatgaaaaaaaaacctaaagttCTCAAACCGATATAACTGTAATTGTATTCGtgttatcgaaaaaataaaaataaaaacgaagtCGGCTGAACGACTGCAGTAAACGCGTATTgggtttattatataggtattattttttttatgatgtacACCGCcgtaatcataaaatacaatattatattattatgaaacgattatgatttgaataatttattaataatattctctcTTGCGCAGTCGTCGATCGGCCGACCGGGAAACATACCGATGGTGCTGTGCACGGGCTGTCTGCTGTACCAGACGCAGCTGGACGACCATTACCAGACGGAAGTGGCGCTTCCGCTGGGCATGGTGGTGAACGCGGTGTTCAAGAACGAGCAGTGGCTGTACGTGCAGACGCCGCACGCCGAAGAGGGGTACATACCGTACGGAAGCTGCTTGCCGCTCGGCATCGTGCCGCCGCCGGAAGCGGCCCGGGCGCCGTGCTGGGAGACCCAGTCGGACGTGTTCCCCAGACCGGTGGGCGACCGTCGGCGTCGCGGCGGCCACCGGGGCGGAAGCGTcgtcggcggcggtggcgacgtttacgacgacgacgacgacgacgacgacgacgacgacgacgactatgACGACCAAGACGTGGCCACGTTGCTGCAGTTCCGGCGTCGCACGCGCTGCGGACGGCAGCTGCACCAGcctccgtcgtcgtcgtcgttgtcgacaccgccgccgccgatccGGCGACCCTCTGCCGCCGCCACTAGGTCCGTCACCGGATACGGATACTTGTGACGGCGAtgatcgtatataatattatgtaaacgttTTCATTATCGATATACGTCACTCGCCGCGGTCCAAATCGCAGTGGCGTCAAAATCGAGGGCCGGCGCCGGGCAGTGGCGTTAAGGCGCGGAAGTGGTGACGCGCTCGCCCGTATAAAATTCGACCGGTTTAAAATCCTAGGCTGGTACGACCGCGCGATGTACTATGCattgtcgtttttttttttttttgtatattgttaCGATTATATGCGACTTTGCTGTTTTACTGacctgataatataatataatattatacattttatgtacatctacattatttaaaaccgtattttttattcgtttaccttatattttgtacatttttcatGTTCGCCCCAATTAAAAGGTTAAAACAATAGATATATCTCTCGTTATTTTTACCGGCTACAGTGGATTTCTAcagtattttagttttaaaacttgGTAAAAGACCGATCCgctctaatattaattattaaaaacatctcGAATACCTTTTAGACCTCGAATTTATATACCAATTAGAATATCTAATTAATCAgagttataaacatttagattATGAGCAAAATCGTCGTCTGCTTAACAAGATACCGGTAAACGCGTTAACTCACAAGGACATTATGGAAGAGAACAATATAGTAGaaatcaattttgaaatagTCAACTCGGAAATgcttaaagtaaattaaataaacatctaatacatataatgtttgatacatactttttttgtatatcatcgcaatagaaaatattatacatgtaacaTGCAATATTCCAAAATCAGTACAATTGATGAACaccgaaaacaataaaatttaaacaccgGAGACAACTCGTAGCCCATAATTGACCAAAAGCAGTACCTATcacaattacaaaatttaaaaagtaattgcctaaattaataaaaatagaacatattaaacaaaagaataattatgaGAAAAGTCATGAAAAGGtagaatatcattttaaatattaacacattataaaaaaaaacctatatgaaaaatattaaaaatttctcaCAACTacaaaatagcattaaaattaaaagggtaactaacaaattaatttaacaataaatatgactcatatttaattatgatttatcaatGTACGTAACaaccaatatattaataacggttataataatacaaatagtatatacatataattttatgatgtatCTTCAAacgaaattgaatatttattataatcagtgGCACAACTACCGTGGGTGCTAGAGGTGCAAAAATCCCCCGGGGCCCCAAatcaattcataataataggcCTGTGGACTGTGGTCGAactatttggaattttttttaaaatatattatggttacaacttattatacgtatgtctcatcaaaatcaataatttttagactaaaggagcattattatttaataatgctaataataacaattctgtataaaatgtatttagaaattaaattatttatataatttatatatatatacaaattattagattaaaaggaaaataattacttaaaaaaacagGAACTAATCcaaagcaaaaaaaattattttattaatatctaatattatccaatatttttttacttttattttatacctattaaaaggattttaataataaactcttattaaatattgccgGCCTTTCCTACACggttctgtatattattaagaatttatttggtatttaGATCCTTGGCTACATGGGCTCTATAATATTTGCTTGCACACACACCAATACATACCAAGTTGCGGCACatggttataatattcaaaaagtataagtcgtagatactaactagttacctatttattaagattggcatttcttataaaatttaatatttcgtttattttaatgctatttataggcatttgtagtatttgtttttgtttagttttttattataaatataaataattttttttggctaagtcaaaattcttgaaaatgtacctaatactaagttcctcataagttattcttataatgattaaaaaattataagaatacaaaggcacaattttttattggcatttgaaattcaaatgttgacaacgattttttaaaatcatgaatatttataaattattttatagataaaatttttaaaaaaatttgtgaaGTAGCtataagaattgaaaatgtaatacaagattttccataagtttggcttacaacaagtataaaagaacttgaatgttcggttaggttaggttggtcaatttaaaaaatcttatccttaatttaaatttttattcactcgttaaataatgatttactattaattaattttagatttctgttatagacttataattaaaaattactattcgtagaaacttgaaacatacaccagttgtttaaattggcattttctgtaAATGATTTACTTTAGAGGTACTCAGGTCATGAAAACATAAACCTTCTTTTCACCAcccactttaaaatataatatatttatacattatattctaggctaacaaatcatctccgttcagaatcgtttttcgtgtaCAATGATACCAttgatacctattattgagttcaaatttaatacttctatatataattgtgAACAACACGATACCTAATATACAACAGAGCGGTGGCCACTTGACCAcgcttttttatactttataatattattaatattctcatTAATTAGTTACTGCTTAtgtcctatattataattaataatttgtaatatacactatactaagtatttaaatatttaatccatATTTAAATGACAAACACGTCGTCTATAGCAACGTTGACTGTTCTGAAGTGCTGGCCATTTGACCAGGGTGTTTGCAGCCACCATTACCTTCCAACGTTAAAGTTAttgttaatgaataatgattgtaacattgttaaaataactaaatgaattgttgtttttgccatattttatcgttaatttgacataatatacctaattaggCCAGGTGGTTGGGCAATGTGCCCCCCCTCCAGAAAAAAATGTCGAGCTATGATAgcttaattaggtattaataatcaataggtaggtagtaataattaattaaaaaatattttaaaaatgtgttatattataatattataatttgttaaaaatctacaaaatatacaaaacataatattataataatatataacaatacaagTATGAATTGTTCCAGCACATGCCTCGGCCGACGGAGCACCTTGATTATGTATCGCTTTAATTTTTTCGCTTTTCGTCGACAGATCCTATAGACCGTCGGCTGGCGCGGCTGGCGCGGCTGGCGCGGCTGGCGCGGCAGGGGCGGCTGGGGCGGCTGGGGCGGCTGGGGCGGCTGGGGCGGCGTTTGCAGTCTTGCAGGAGGAATAATTGGCATCCGTCTTTGTCTGGGCCGCCTGAGGAGATGAGGATCATTCAAAAACGGTTCCGGTTGAATACAGAACAGGTAATCTATTGGACTCATCTCCGTTCTACTGACCTGGCCTAAGTCAAACAATCAAACacgtgttattaatattattattaattggtacACAACTCgagtattattgataaatcaatATGTCATTAGGAAATCCGTTCGTACccaatacagtataatatatacataataatatgaatatacgattaacgaaatattatagtataattataattaatacttataaaaattataattcatattatagcattaaattttaataacattattctgTAAATACCgtgtgataaaataaaaaaatattttcatataccttcaaaaagataatattttaaagtaaatcaaaaatattattgcatatagtaaaattcataataaaataaaatacatacaatttctggcgaataatgtttttaaattataacaaaatagttagcatattattattattatttatcatttcaataagtctaaatttgaaattaaaatgtccataaaaaatattttccttttttttcacAGTTTAACTAcctgttttgtataaaatatttgttaacatttttctacCAGGAGATTGGGCCATAAAAGTATAGCACACaaatatactacctattaatacgaatataatataatgtttattaactaattattattttttttaaatacttccaTACagatttaacttatttaatatacaacacGGTTCATAAAATTagtcaaatatgaaataatttttataaagaatgcCAATActcattttacaaatataatataccataaagtcagtcaaataataaataatatgaaatatttttaacttatttaatatacaacacGGTTCATAAAATTagtcaaatatgaaataatttttataaagaatgcCAATActcattttacaaatataatataccataaagtcagtcaaataataaataatatgaaatatttttaacttatttaatatacaacacGGTTCATAAAATTagtcaaatatgaaataatttttataaagaatgcCAATActcattttacaaatataatataccataaagtcagtcaaataataaataatatgaaatattttttttctaatataatatttaaaaatataatttttttttaaataacatgataCAGATTGTACATATTCAAATCGGTTTTTTTCCCcttcttcatattttttaatttctttaagaataaaattttgtcGAACTACAGTTcgttttcttgtttttattgttcctATACTTCTAATCTCAATATGAACTTCTGATTGAAGttgcaataaaacattaaaaaaattatgtatatttggaTGTGacgtatagaaattatttttgaaatgtgaaTGAAAAGACTCGAAGGCATTTGTAGTTCAAGTTAGGTTTCATAATCTTTGCACCCTACGCGTATGACTATTTTTATCCATTTCATTTGATGACAATTGATAATTCTATATCATAAGATATtggataatttataaccttttGATAAGGCATACACAGTCGCTTCGAGTAAAGTTTCGTATGCGCTGCAGTATTAGGAattgtatcaatttatataaaaagatgtactatattaaatattattttattacaatttaaaatgtaatagtggTCCAATCACTGGATcaacctattataaataaaaaattttagttaccCAATTACCGggcctacctataataaatataaaattttagtggCCCAATTACCGTATACCCGTggaaaaaaaggtaaattgTGGCCCAATTCCCGGGCgctcaaattttttatttataataggcgGATCTGGTGATTGGACCACCTTAATGGTCGATTTGTTTTGAGAGAGAACTTAATttactacttaataataatttataaattatgtaaataacgtacaataattttttacgtatCACTATAGTATTAACTAGCCATGAAACGATACACGTTAACCAGGCAAcagtgaaaattatttaatcgagAATCTTTAAGCAAGtcagatttataataaaaaaaaaatgaaatgtacgttgtagtaataattaataataataataccttttaTTTGCAGAGCCGGATAGAAATGATGACACGAAACGTTTACTTGGTCTTCGAGCAGCGTAGTACAGACTAAACACGTGTTTGGGGTAGAAATTTTCTCGTCCGTTGGTGTAGACGCCTGACGACCGGCTTGCAGAACTGAATAGTGAATACTGATTCCATGGATTCAATGCTTACTTAACAGGTATCAAAGATTTAGGTGACCACATAGTTTTGGAAACCACTACCTTTTCGAATAATACAATGTCAATTCCTACTACCTGATAAATGTTATACTGACAaggaacataaaataatatattttatatgtacctacggtTCGTGTTAAATGTCTACGGTCGAGATCATCAGCGGGGGTTTGGGAATTGTaaatgtgtgtgcgtgtggtgtgtgtgtgtgtcgatTCGGTTAACCCAGATGttatattgaacaataaaacCTACTAAATAGAaacctgtatagtgtatatggCACTTCGAATGGCtcaatgtgtaaaaaaataaattttcattaaataatcgtccatttaaagttaatggagaaaaataattcaaatttgcaACCGTAACTAAAGAAcatgtatgatgtatatatttttatagacaacGGCGTACCTCAGGAATTTTCAATAGgaacataatatgtgttataatataggtatttaactgAATAGTAGTGTCGTGATGATCTATGCaaacatatacataacatatctTTGTAACTTTATCTAAGCATAGACAAAAatagctaattttttttttatttaattgatcatCGTAAATTACAACCTAACCTTGCaatgcaaattataattattagaattatctATCTCTTTAAGCTAAAGCTTGTGTTGGGATATAGagtaaaacaaattgaaaaataatatgtggataatacaatatagaagTATAACATTAAggttataagaaattttagtAAACAGTTACACGATATACAGTTTTAGATTgtgaatacaattataaaaacatcaaaaacagCAAtgagaaaatagaaaaaaaaacaagatcaAAGATAATACAGAACAGAAAGAATGAGTTAGATAGTTTTAGTTGGGAAAACGACCAGTATGAATTTTAACGTTCACGGTTCACGGGGCgagtttttatgatatattataataatatggtaggtATATGGTGTTAGGTATATACGGACGACAGCACCAGCCCGCAGGCCATCAGAAACTCGACGTTTCAGGTAGTGCCGTAACTACCCTCCGTGGTGCCCttgatgaattttattttggcgcttatttttgttttatttcataggtatttataatttttttataaatataataatattacatttttacgtgTTAATCAAAATACTGCCAtggcatattttttaaataatcgagTCTTTaaactaagttaaaaaaaaaaaaaaaacatttttatttaactcaaaCGCGCCCCTCACATTACTGCGCCCTTGCAAGCGCCCATGTCGCCAACCTCTAGTTACGGCACTGGTTTCAGGGTTTGGCGGCGCGTGACTCCGATGCGGGCGGCCACCGGACGAGCAGACGCGGCCGAGGTGTGACGTGGACGAATCTACGAAAGAATCAGGATTGCGGCGCGTCGTGCCGCCGTCCGCTAACTCTCTCTCTTTTTCGTCCCTCGGCAATTCCGACGCCGCCGGTCGAGTCTTAGCCGCACCGGTCGCCACTGGATCCGTATGTGTGCCACCCAGTGCCGGCGTTAGATTTTTCTCTGCCCTGAgccaattacctataatatgccgcccttatataatttatatatttttatttataatgccaCAGGTTGCACAGGTTGCACGTACCTTCCGCCGGCACTGGTGGCaccaaactattaatatatattactagcCGATCCGTCACAAtatgttgaatttattattcaaattttatcgtTTAATGTGATCGGTAATAAAAAACGGTTAATGAAAaggtattgaaatatttctatcagtaataactatgaatatatttttattaaaaatgcgaACATCTCTCTCTCCCTCTCTCTCtcactctatatatatatacatatatgtatataatatatgtgtacgtaaatatatatattaatatttaattaatattcttatattataaaatattatgtacagataACTAATGccaggtataaattatttgacagTACAATGTTAAACTGACCATTTGAAATCGTTATAGAAACATGTGAAggcaatatatatatggatATAGAGAGTGACCTAACccatgttttgtaaaaatttttgtagaaTAATGTTAGGGGCtgctatatgttttttttttgttcgttttACGTTCAACTCTGAGAATAAAAGAGACCACACAGGTTATAATGCTGtgcatattacatttatgtatatcatataaaagggACTGTATCGAATCAAAGACACGTCTTACACGGCTCTGATGGTGAGGTAATATGCTTATGCACGCGGTGAGAGGTTATGAAAACGGTTTAAGTATCTTTAGAACTGCACAGCCGTATAATAGCCGCGACAGCAATACAAGCAATACAGGACGACCGTAATTTCATCATTCGATTATTTTTCCCgaggttattttaaatttgaaaaaaatattttgccttATTGTATACAAGCtaagtttatttgatataagaatattaaatattaatatatatatatatatatataatatatatatatataatatatatttacgtagACACTAGGTGGTCAGCGATAGCATCTGCCTTTGCAGTTCGCAGAGATTGCAATTCCGATCTCCGTTTCTATAacgatttcatatttaatcttTGTACGtcaaaattgttaataccCTGCAGCACATAGACATATAACCgtttaagtaaaatacattatattatatatatatatatatatataaatatattgtaaactcaataaaaaaaagtatgaatattttcaatattatgtaaatcttCTAACTTTGATTCTTGAACGCTATATACTGCTTTACGCCAGGGGTCTCCAAAGTCAAAACAACGGCTCACAGGTCGTGCTCGGCCTATAAACAGCTCGTATCCGACActctaaacataataatatgtatatcacaAATCGCTATAGCttgtacctataatctatatatatacctatatatacatccATATATTTgcgtacgtatataatatacattatacttataattatttaatatttttatattataaaatattatgtacagataACTACTACAAGGTACAAATAATTTGGCAGTACAATGTTAAACGGACCATTTGAAATCGTTATAGAAACAGGTGAAGGCAGTTGTTAAAACTCTGAACACCTGCAAGACGTGTCTTTGAATAGATACAGTcccttttatatgatatacatatatatgtacagcATTAACCTGTTTGGTCTCTTTTTATTCTCAGAGTTGACCGTgaaac
The DNA window shown above is from Aphis gossypii isolate Hap1 chromosome 2, ASM2018417v2, whole genome shotgun sequence and carries:
- the LOC114124650 gene encoding uncharacterized protein LOC114124650 produces the protein MGLRSSSLAKKNDDTLTWVLHRRDFCQQDSSQKPHEKLRGSTSSEYRGRRHNNHVQRKRRNHVHSNILDYGKPDQTYGYGISDLDDFLSKSSIGRPGNIPMVLCTGCLLYQTQLDDHYQTEVALPLGMVVNAVFKNEQWLYVQTPHAEEGYIPYGSCLPLGIVPPPEAARAPCWETQSDVFPRPVGDRRRRGGHRGGSVVGGGGDVYDDDDDDDDDDDDDYDDQDVATLLQFRRRTRCGRQLHQPPSSSSLSTPPPPIRRPSAAATRSVTGYGYL